A window of bacterium genomic DNA:
ATGAAGCACTCGGCCACGCCCTTGCTGTCAAGGCTCTGCGAGACACAGGCCAGTAGCTGGCGGGCGATGTTTTCGTTCTCCGCGGTGAACGGCCCCACGCTGTAGCGGATCCGTCCCGGCCGGGCGAACACGAACCCCTCGACCTCGCCGTTGTCGTTCAGCCACTGGTAAGCCTCGCCCTCGCTGTCGCGGTGCAGGCCGCGGATCACGTTCTCGCGCTCCAGGAAACGGGCGGTGTCGTATTTGATAAGCATCGGCAGGTCCTTCTCCTCCACGCGCGAGATACGGGCCCGGTCCCAGGCCGCGCCGCGGAACTCGGCCGGGCGGTACCAGCTGCGCCAGATACGGTAGCTGTCCACGTAGCCCACCGCGCCGTAGACAGTGTTGCCCATCGGGGTGGCATCCAGGCCGTTGAGGATTTTACCTTCCTTGATCGCGTAGCGCACGCAGTGCTGCATCATGGCGTTGGCGATTCCCTGGCGGCGCACCTCCGGGTGGACCAGGATCATCCCGATCCAGGTATGGCGCTTGCCCAGGGGAGCGACCGAGGAGGTGCCCACCGGGATGTCATAGCCCGCGCCGCGGAACGAGGCCACGAAATTGCCCTGCGGGCAGAAACCCACGATACGGGTCAGGTCGGTCTCCACCTGGTTCCAGCCCACGCGCATGGTGAGCAGCATCATGCTGTCCAGGTTGTCGCCGATCTGTTCCAGGCTGAAGAAATCCTGGTTCACGGCCTTGCCCTCGGGCAGGGTGATCTTGAGGCTTTCCGGCACGCGCACGCTCCACTTGGGGCCGCCGCGGAAAATCAGCTCCACCCGGCGCTCGGCGGTGAAACGGTCGGCGCGGGGGTTGTCGATGCGGAAGCAGCCGTAGAGGCGGTCAACGTAGGGGTCTTTGCCAAGTTCGATCAGTTCATTCTCACGCGGGTCGCATTTCTGGATCAGTTTCAATTACCAGGCTCCTTGTTCTTCAGTCGACTTGGGTTTCGCCTGCACTGACACAACGGAATAAAGAAAATGCAGGGGCACGGCGCACCATGCCCCTGATCGGTATCTGTTTGATTCCATCTGTGTTGAGATGTGCCTGCTGCTTTCCCTTACATTATCATCCTCGGCCCCAGGTGACGGAATACCTGCCAGCGGTTGCCCAGCTTTTCCACCCCTACCAGGATCCCGGTGTCGAACACCGGCAGGTCATCCTGGTCCGGCGCCTCCACCAGGGCCTGCAGAAAGTTGGCCAGGAACGGCAGGTGCCCGACCAGCATCAGGTCCTCCTGAGCGGAGCGGACCTGCTGCAGC
This region includes:
- a CDS encoding GNAT family N-acetyltransferase, whose amino-acid sequence is MKLIQKCDPRENELIELGKDPYVDRLYGCFRIDNPRADRFTAERRVELIFRGGPKWSVRVPESLKITLPEGKAVNQDFFSLEQIGDNLDSMMLLTMRVGWNQVETDLTRIVGFCPQGNFVASFRGAGYDIPVGTSSVAPLGKRHTWIGMILVHPEVRRQGIANAMMQHCVRYAIKEGKILNGLDATPMGNTVYGAVGYVDSYRIWRSWYRPAEFRGAAWDRARISRVEEKDLPMLIKYDTARFLERENVIRGLHRDSEGEAYQWLNDNGEVEGFVFARPGRIRYSVGPFTAENENIARQLLACVSQSLDSKGVAECFIDTPEARFADPGVYDKSVFDQVKKPSGHALIKEIYPVRDFTRMYQVVDERKAEALIEQFIKVEKLERSNPRVADFAETMHGSIANYTESVGFMEYEARELQKYYWAITGPEKG